One stretch of Elusimicrobiota bacterium DNA includes these proteins:
- a CDS encoding HEPN domain-containing protein: MKPLTYTPHQKKRASTLMALGTSERDAADKLIEAGLYREAVVHLYFTCFYISQSLLCSLIKASPSHEHVQTQLHKTYGRKHDFPRRYVKLHTELHVQRNEFNYRTTHAPDPDDLKKQLRTLTSYVKFCQRIVPVVEAADLLKSLLADNPGLIKDFSFDIYCPKTYSHHSRLTYWQPPFYLEIFGIKRLASEAVRMLKRLKVNRSEDYVVGLNSRVNQYDDDHLIMIDIDAVNPAVEALLKPFGGVLLKSGRGFHFIGKKVVSGVHNWRRVLRALTRHKKLKAHVDKVHIEISLKRGYSTLRITSSPVKPTAPFFYKEF, encoded by the coding sequence ATGAAGCCACTCACATATACTCCGCATCAAAAAAAGAGAGCCAGCACCCTGATGGCTCTTGGAACTTCCGAGCGTGACGCGGCAGACAAGCTGATCGAGGCCGGCCTCTATCGAGAAGCAGTCGTGCACCTGTATTTCACATGTTTTTATATTTCACAGTCGTTGCTTTGCTCTCTCATCAAAGCGAGCCCAAGCCACGAACACGTGCAGACACAGCTTCATAAAACGTATGGGCGCAAGCATGATTTCCCGCGCCGTTATGTGAAGCTCCACACTGAACTCCATGTGCAGCGGAATGAATTCAACTATCGCACTACCCATGCCCCTGATCCGGATGATCTCAAGAAGCAGCTCCGCACGCTAACGTCTTATGTGAAATTCTGCCAGCGGATCGTTCCTGTCGTTGAAGCCGCCGATCTGTTAAAAAGTCTGCTGGCAGACAATCCTGGCCTTATTAAGGATTTCTCATTCGACATCTACTGCCCGAAGACCTATTCCCACCACTCGCGGCTGACATATTGGCAGCCGCCTTTCTATCTTGAAATATTCGGAATCAAAAGGCTCGCCAGTGAAGCTGTCCGCATGCTGAAACGGCTTAAGGTAAATCGCTCGGAAGACTATGTCGTTGGGTTAAACAGTCGTGTCAATCAGTATGACGACGATCATCTGATAATGATCGACATCGATGCCGTCAACCCGGCAGTCGAAGCCCTCCTGAAACCGTTTGGCGGCGTATTACTGAAGAGCGGCAGGGGATTCCATTTCATTGGAAAAAAGGTCGTCTCTGGAGTTCACAATTGGCGGCGAGTTTTGAGAGCCCTAACTCGCCACAAGAAATTGAAAGCACACGTCGACAAGGTGCACATTGAAATATCGCTCAAACGCGGCTATTCAACGCTGCGAATAACATCTAGTCCGGTTAAGCCAACCGCGCCTTTTTTCTACAAGGAATTCTGA
- a CDS encoding metallophosphoesterase: MTVVFAPAALLLAAGAASAQVVVPRALPSAPRVAALSSPVLSAPAIVDFPLAPSLLGTRVLGVPGPGVTPAHLEAAKALAVRTGEPVVIHGSRQTGFSHHNGLPFSPSAGLDLRVLGAPEGIPWDGRSPRASTIEDAVGRGHLVVAPAPVRLTRELESLRHQAREWRTDEQLTKLAASPRSVGETFRFAVIGDAEPGRFWFSRTLFNTPGVFWKLLARADRSGADFIFQLGDMVSRGTVLNFWSFVRGLFSVGPKTPYLTAIGNHDRHKPHGITNDRVYRAAFGSPDYAFDRGGRRFIVLDSSAGRVTPVQLAWLVGLLDPEVPTVVFTHIPPAPLSEWTDWGSMKGAGGFKEGSAEFMRLMSANKVQRVYMGHIHGLGVLERGGVKYVLTGGGGSPLYPGPVKTRLHHWLSVEAGPSGIVETVHAADGSSFPLR, from the coding sequence ATGACCGTCGTGTTCGCGCCGGCGGCCCTGCTCCTGGCCGCCGGCGCGGCGTCGGCTCAGGTCGTCGTGCCGCGGGCGTTGCCTTCGGCTCCGCGCGTCGCGGCGCTCTCCTCGCCGGTCCTCTCCGCCCCGGCGATCGTCGACTTCCCGCTGGCGCCTTCGTTGCTCGGCACGCGGGTGCTCGGCGTCCCGGGTCCGGGCGTCACTCCCGCGCATCTCGAGGCGGCCAAGGCCCTCGCCGTGCGCACGGGGGAGCCCGTCGTCATCCACGGCAGCCGTCAGACCGGCTTCAGCCATCACAACGGCCTTCCGTTCTCTCCGTCGGCGGGCCTCGATCTGCGCGTGCTGGGCGCTCCCGAGGGCATACCGTGGGACGGTCGGTCGCCGCGCGCCTCCACCATCGAGGACGCGGTGGGGCGCGGACACCTGGTCGTGGCTCCCGCGCCGGTGCGTCTGACCCGGGAGCTTGAGTCGCTGCGCCATCAGGCCCGGGAATGGCGGACGGATGAGCAGCTCACGAAGCTCGCGGCTTCGCCGCGTTCTGTGGGGGAAACCTTCCGCTTTGCCGTGATCGGGGACGCGGAGCCGGGGCGGTTCTGGTTCTCCCGGACCTTGTTCAACACGCCCGGGGTCTTCTGGAAGCTCCTCGCGCGCGCCGACCGTTCGGGCGCGGACTTCATCTTCCAACTGGGGGACATGGTCAGCCGCGGGACCGTGCTCAACTTCTGGTCGTTCGTCCGCGGGCTGTTCTCCGTGGGGCCGAAGACGCCTTATCTGACGGCCATCGGAAACCATGACCGGCATAAGCCGCACGGGATCACCAACGACCGCGTGTATCGGGCGGCGTTCGGCAGCCCGGACTACGCCTTCGACCGGGGCGGGCGGCGGTTCATCGTCCTCGACTCGAGCGCGGGGCGCGTGACGCCGGTGCAGCTCGCGTGGCTCGTGGGGCTTTTGGATCCGGAAGTCCCGACGGTCGTCTTCACGCACATACCGCCGGCGCCTCTCTCCGAGTGGACCGACTGGGGCTCGATGAAGGGCGCGGGGGGATTCAAGGAAGGCAGCGCCGAGTTCATGCGCCTGATGAGCGCGAACAAGGTCCAGCGCGTGTACATGGGACACATCCACGGTCTGGGGGTCCTCGAGCGCGGGGGCGTGAAGTACGTGCTCACCGGCGGCGGGGGCTCACCGCTGTACCCCGGGCCGGTCAAGACGCGCCTGCATCACTGGCTGTCGGTCGAAGCGGGGCCTAGCGGGATCGTCGAGACCGTTCATGCGGCCGATGGATCGTCCTTTCCGTTGCGCTAG
- a CDS encoding MoxR family ATPase: MEKAEVIKKIRAEIAKVIVGQEEMIDSIITAMIASEHVLLEGVPGVAKTQTVKAFSDAVEGGFQRVQGTPDKLPSDLLGAEILQENPTTGNKEIKLEKGPVFTNILLVDEINRMMPKTQAALLEAMAEGRVTIGRNTLDLPKPFMVLATQNPIEQEGVYRLPEAQQDRFMYKVLVPRPAMNELKEIMDRFSKKDGQPKAGKITSLDEMVEIRKVAEQVYVDESIKDYIVNLVEATHNPSKYGIDAKDVIEGGASPRAAIFLLKAAKINALLNGRAYVGPNDVREVAARILRHRLTLSYSANSLTTDQVVDSILSKVQVPKPSVRAAATLAPSSKKL; the protein is encoded by the coding sequence ATGGAGAAAGCCGAGGTCATCAAGAAGATCCGCGCCGAGATCGCCAAGGTCATCGTCGGCCAGGAGGAGATGATCGACTCCATCATCACCGCGATGATCGCCTCCGAGCACGTCCTCCTCGAAGGCGTCCCCGGCGTGGCGAAGACGCAGACGGTCAAGGCCTTCTCCGACGCGGTCGAGGGCGGCTTCCAGCGGGTGCAGGGAACGCCGGACAAGCTTCCTTCAGACTTGTTGGGAGCTGAGATCCTGCAAGAGAATCCCACGACCGGCAACAAAGAAATCAAACTGGAAAAGGGGCCCGTCTTCACGAATATTCTTCTTGTCGACGAGATCAACCGCATGATGCCGAAGACCCAGGCGGCGCTCCTCGAGGCGATGGCCGAGGGCCGCGTCACCATCGGCCGCAACACGCTCGACCTCCCCAAGCCCTTCATGGTGCTCGCCACGCAGAACCCCATCGAGCAGGAGGGCGTGTACCGTCTCCCGGAAGCCCAGCAGGACCGCTTCATGTACAAGGTCCTCGTCCCGCGCCCGGCCATGAACGAGCTCAAGGAGATCATGGACCGCTTCTCTAAAAAAGACGGCCAGCCCAAGGCGGGCAAGATCACCTCGCTCGACGAGATGGTCGAGATCCGCAAGGTCGCCGAGCAGGTCTACGTCGACGAGTCCATCAAGGACTACATCGTCAACCTCGTCGAGGCCACGCACAATCCGTCGAAGTACGGCATCGACGCCAAGGACGTCATCGAGGGCGGCGCCTCTCCGCGCGCGGCCATCTTCCTTCTGAAAGCGGCCAAGATCAACGCGCTGCTCAACGGCCGCGCGTATGTCGGGCCCAACGACGTGCGCGAGGTGGCGGCCCGCATCCTTCGCCACCGCCTGACGCTGAGCTACTCGGCGAACAGCCTCACCACCGACCAGGTCGTCGACAGCATCCTCAGCAAGGTCCAGGTGCCCAAGCCCTCGGTGCGGGCCGCGGCGACCTTGGCTCCGTCGAGCAAGAAGCTCTAG